One Candidatus Cybelea sp. genomic window carries:
- a CDS encoding VOC family protein, protein MNGRAMLHHVDIHVRNLDAARALFDGLADAIGYRPLANDPDFAGYETIAGGRPRFGLILDPAHRAGSMRVAFAVKTRAEVDAAARVAARHGARAIEGPGLHPEYGDYYAVFFEDADGNRFEITTGGAAGA, encoded by the coding sequence TTGAACGGGCGCGCTATGCTCCACCACGTCGACATTCACGTTCGCAATCTCGATGCGGCCCGCGCGCTCTTCGACGGACTCGCCGATGCAATCGGCTATCGTCCGCTCGCAAACGACCCGGATTTTGCGGGCTATGAAACGATCGCGGGCGGTCGTCCGAGATTCGGTCTCATTCTCGATCCGGCGCACCGTGCCGGGTCGATGAGGGTCGCATTCGCGGTCAAAACGCGGGCAGAGGTCGACGCGGCGGCTCGCGTTGCCGCACGGCACGGTGCGCGCGCGATCGAAGGGCCGGGCTTGCATCCGGAATACGGCGACTACTATGCGGTCTTTTTCGAAGACGCCGACGGCAACCGGTTCGAAATCACGACCGGCGGAGCAGCGGGCGCTTAG
- a CDS encoding VOC family protein: MARVLHFEIHSADPQAAAKFYTDVFGWKIAKWDGPMDYWLVSTGEGPGIDGGIVPRQGAAPASDAAVNGYVCTIAVESLDQTLDAIVGKGGTIAFDKHDIPGVGLLAYFKDLDGNIFGVLQPH; the protein is encoded by the coding sequence ATGGCTCGAGTTCTTCACTTCGAAATTCATTCCGCGGATCCTCAAGCCGCGGCTAAGTTCTACACCGACGTCTTCGGCTGGAAGATCGCCAAGTGGGACGGCCCGATGGACTATTGGCTCGTCTCGACCGGCGAGGGGCCGGGTATCGACGGCGGCATCGTGCCCCGCCAAGGCGCCGCCCCGGCTTCGGATGCCGCGGTAAACGGTTACGTCTGCACGATCGCCGTCGAGTCGCTCGATCAAACGCTCGACGCGATCGTCGGCAAAGGCGGCACGATCGCCTTCGACAAGCACGACATCCCCGGTGTCGGACTGCTCGCGTACTTCAAAGACCTTGACGGCAACATCTTTGGAGTGCTGCAGCCGCATTAG
- the sigH gene encoding RNA polymerase sporulation sigma factor SigH, whose protein sequence is MTHPAADGVEYQQRVDEDLVAIAKTGDNLAMEYLLNKYKNFVRIKAKSYFLIGADREDIIQEGMIGLYKAVRDFKADKLSSFRAFAELCITRQIITAIKTATRQKHIPLNQYISLNKPIYDEDSERTLLDVMASQKTSDPEELVVTQEVSDDIRQRIRQNLSELESQVLESYLEGKSYQEMARDLGRHVKSIDNALQRVKRKIEKNLAEFEFQ, encoded by the coding sequence ATGACCCATCCAGCGGCGGATGGAGTTGAGTACCAACAGCGGGTCGACGAAGACCTGGTGGCCATCGCGAAGACCGGGGACAACCTGGCGATGGAATACCTGCTCAACAAGTACAAAAACTTCGTTCGCATTAAAGCGAAAAGTTATTTTCTCATTGGCGCCGATCGGGAGGATATCATCCAGGAAGGCATGATCGGTCTTTACAAGGCCGTGCGCGACTTCAAGGCCGATAAGCTCTCTAGCTTCCGCGCGTTTGCCGAACTCTGCATCACGCGGCAAATCATCACGGCGATCAAGACCGCGACGCGCCAGAAGCACATCCCGCTCAATCAGTACATCTCGCTGAACAAGCCGATCTACGACGAGGATAGCGAGCGTACGCTTCTCGACGTCATGGCGTCGCAGAAGACCTCCGATCCCGAAGAACTGGTCGTCACGCAGGAAGTCTCCGACGATATCCGCCAGCGCATCCGCCAGAATCTCTCGGAGCTGGAGTCTCAAGTTCTGGAATCATATTTAGAAGGTAAGAGCTACCAAGAGATGGCGCGCGATCTGGGCCGGCACGTCAAGTCGATCGACAACGCCCTGCAGCGTGTGAAACGGAAGATCGAAAAGAACCTCGCAGAGTTCGAGTTCCAGTAG
- the rlmB gene encoding 23S rRNA (guanosine(2251)-2'-O)-methyltransferase RlmB — translation MGDLRPPARRAGGLRHRTQGFERRYELDRRRLNQRRRPELDFDDLIYGIHAIAEALLGGERLRVIHVLADRKKDAALRSLLAQAKERDVPVRFEQRGFFERVPLRAHQGVLAVAPPFPYRTLDELLAAPSAGGARLFVVLDHLTDPHNVGAIVRTAEAAGAGGLILPERRSAGINATVRKAASGAAAHLPIARVSNVSEAIRTLKKAHIWVAGADAGPEATLLWEADLNRDLALVLGSEGSGLAQLVRRECDFLLRIPMRGRVGSLNASVAAAVVIYEALRQRECSLRP, via the coding sequence TTGGGCGACCTCCGACCGCCTGCGCGACGCGCTGGCGGCCTGCGGCATCGAACTCAAGGATTCGAAAGAAGGTACGAGCTGGACCGTCGCCGGCTGAACCAGCGTCGCCGTCCGGAGCTGGATTTCGACGACCTGATCTACGGGATCCACGCGATCGCTGAAGCCCTGCTTGGGGGCGAGCGCCTGCGCGTCATCCACGTCTTGGCCGACCGCAAGAAAGACGCCGCTCTGCGTTCGCTCCTCGCGCAGGCGAAAGAGCGCGACGTCCCCGTCCGTTTCGAGCAGCGCGGCTTCTTCGAGCGGGTGCCGTTGCGGGCTCACCAGGGTGTCCTGGCCGTGGCCCCGCCCTTCCCGTACCGCACGCTGGATGAGTTGCTCGCGGCCCCCTCTGCGGGCGGCGCACGGCTTTTCGTGGTGCTCGACCATCTGACCGACCCGCACAACGTCGGTGCGATCGTGCGCACCGCCGAGGCGGCCGGAGCCGGCGGGCTGATCCTGCCCGAGCGCCGCTCCGCCGGAATCAACGCCACGGTGCGGAAGGCCGCTTCCGGCGCCGCCGCCCACCTGCCGATCGCCCGCGTTTCCAACGTCTCCGAGGCGATTCGAACCCTCAAAAAAGCCCATATTTGGGTCGCCGGCGCGGACGCCGGCCCTGAGGCGACCCTTCTCTGGGAGGCAGATCTCAACCGCGACCTGGCGCTGGTTCTGGGCAGCGAGGGCAGCGGTTTAGCCCAGCTAGTCCGGCGCGAGTGCGACTTCCTGTTGCGAATTCCGATGCGAGGTAGGGTCGGCTCGCTTAATGCTTCGGTCGCGGCTGCCGTTGTTATATATGAGGCCCTTCGTCAGCGCGAATGCTCGCTTCGTCCTTGA